The Fimbriimonas ginsengisoli Gsoil 348 genome window below encodes:
- a CDS encoding amidohydrolase family protein: protein MRSSPPRWLVNEGEGRLPSSSRPPICANSTSRSPRRATQSRFTHSSFEEENRGAAEYKTLQDYLFHAIAAEAGRLGMAVHFHTGAGVGAYFDLTGADPLNLEPVFDDPALRKTKFVLLHGGWPFEKSTGFLLSKPNVYADFSYQSFLLSPEMLSQTIKTWLIMAPEKVLFATDAAAITPEVNWEEVGWLSNRTGRRALAIAITELLREGEITRPRAMQIAQMVLRDNAMKLYGTGLGHA from the coding sequence ATGAGGTCGTCGCCGCCACGCTGGCTCGTCAACGAAGGGGAGGGGCGCTTGCCATCAAGTTCGAGGCCGCCTATTTGCGCAAACTCGACTTCGCGATCGCCTCGAAGAGCGACGCAGAGCAGGTTTACGCACAGTTCGTTCGAGGAGGAGAACCGGGGGGCGGCGGAATACAAGACGCTCCAGGATTATCTCTTTCACGCGATCGCGGCCGAGGCCGGCCGGTTGGGGATGGCAGTCCACTTCCACACCGGAGCGGGGGTGGGCGCCTACTTCGACTTGACGGGCGCCGACCCTCTCAATTTGGAGCCCGTATTCGACGACCCGGCCCTGCGCAAGACCAAGTTCGTTCTGCTGCACGGCGGCTGGCCGTTCGAGAAGTCGACGGGGTTCCTTCTATCCAAGCCAAACGTCTATGCCGACTTCTCCTACCAGTCGTTCTTGCTCAGCCCCGAGATGCTTAGTCAAACGATCAAGACCTGGCTGATCATGGCGCCGGAGAAGGTTTTGTTCGCAACGGACGCCGCCGCGATCACTCCCGAGGTGAATTGGGAAGAGGTTGGCTGGCTCTCCAACCGCACCGGCCGCCGGGCTCTGGCGATCGCGATAACCGAGCTCTTGCGAGAAGGTGAGATCACCCGGCCCCGTGCCATGCAGATCGCTCAAATGGTGCTTCGCGATAACGCGATGAAGCTTTACGGCACGGGGCTTGGTCACGCATAG
- the cysD gene encoding sulfate adenylyltransferase subunit CysD, translating to MRSALEELESEAIHTLRECAGQFDRAHILFSGGKDSIVVAHLARLAFRPARPPFALLHIDTGHNFEETLAFRDRFAVENGFELVVRTVQDSIDRGRVHDETGPNRSRNAQQSVTLLDAISELRLDAAIGGARRDEEKARAKERFFSHRDAFGRWEPQNQRPEVWKLLIGRKRHGEQFRVFPLSNWTELDVWEYIRWRNLAVPDLYFADDRQVVRRGRVWMAVTPYIELGPGEVAETKRVRFRTVGDATCTGAVESNASSVDEVIEEVRSARLSERSTRADDQRSDAAMEDRKREGYF from the coding sequence ATGCGGTCCGCGCTGGAGGAGTTGGAGTCGGAAGCCATTCACACCCTGCGCGAGTGCGCCGGGCAGTTCGACCGCGCCCACATCTTGTTCTCCGGCGGTAAGGACTCGATCGTGGTCGCCCATTTGGCCCGCCTCGCTTTCCGGCCCGCGCGTCCTCCGTTCGCCTTGCTCCACATCGATACCGGGCATAACTTTGAGGAGACGCTCGCCTTTCGGGATCGGTTCGCGGTCGAGAACGGATTCGAACTTGTCGTTAGGACCGTCCAGGACTCCATCGATCGTGGGCGGGTTCACGACGAGACCGGGCCGAATCGGAGCCGAAACGCCCAACAGTCGGTCACCCTGCTCGACGCGATTTCAGAGCTAAGGCTGGACGCCGCCATTGGGGGCGCACGGCGCGACGAGGAGAAGGCTCGGGCGAAGGAGCGGTTCTTCTCCCATCGCGACGCGTTTGGCCGCTGGGAGCCGCAGAACCAAAGGCCGGAAGTGTGGAAATTGCTGATTGGCCGCAAACGGCATGGAGAACAGTTTCGAGTATTTCCACTCAGCAACTGGACCGAGCTCGACGTGTGGGAATATATTCGCTGGCGCAATCTGGCCGTCCCCGATCTGTACTTCGCCGACGATCGGCAGGTCGTCCGCCGGGGGCGAGTTTGGATGGCCGTAACCCCCTACATTGAGCTCGGACCCGGCGAGGTAGCCGAGACAAAGCGGGTGCGCTTTCGAACCGTTGGCGACGCCACCTGCACGGGAGCCGTCGAATCCAACGCATCGTCCGTAGATGAAGTGATCGAAGAGGTCAGGTCCGCCCGGCTCTCCGAACGGAGTACGCGCGCCGACGATCAGCGCTCCGACGCCGCGATGGAAGACCGAAAGCGCGAGGGGTACTTCTAG
- a CDS encoding carbohydrate ABC transporter permease yields the protein MPTRANHKAKQYLVGYLFIAPWLLGFLAFTLWPFLQSIYLSFTRYNIVSPAKWVGTANYRMLLTQDELFWKSAWVTVKYAAVAVPLGIVGGIALALLLNINVKGITVFRTIFYLPSIVPTVASSVLFIWLLNPNIGLVNKILALVGIRGPAWLNTAPWAFYSLVFMALWGVGGSMVIYLAGLKDIPVDLYEAATIDGANAFKKMRRITLPMMTPVIFFNLIMGIIGAFQYFTQAYVITPNGGPQDSTYFYSLYLYNRAWKYLDMGYASAMAWMLFFIIIILTGIVFRTQKRWVHYGG from the coding sequence ATGCCCACGCGCGCGAATCATAAGGCCAAGCAGTACTTGGTCGGTTACCTGTTTATCGCGCCGTGGCTGCTTGGCTTTCTGGCCTTCACCCTTTGGCCGTTCCTGCAAAGCATCTATCTCTCGTTCACCCGCTACAACATCGTCTCGCCGGCGAAGTGGGTCGGAACGGCCAACTACCGGATGCTGCTCACGCAGGACGAGCTGTTTTGGAAGTCGGCTTGGGTCACCGTGAAGTACGCGGCGGTTGCGGTACCGCTCGGGATCGTCGGCGGCATCGCGCTCGCGTTGCTGTTGAACATTAACGTGAAGGGGATCACGGTCTTCCGGACGATCTTCTATCTTCCGTCGATCGTGCCGACCGTCGCCAGCTCCGTCCTCTTCATCTGGCTTTTGAATCCGAACATTGGCCTGGTCAACAAGATCCTCGCGCTGGTGGGGATTCGCGGCCCGGCATGGCTCAACACCGCGCCGTGGGCGTTCTACAGCCTCGTCTTCATGGCGCTCTGGGGGGTCGGGGGGAGCATGGTGATCTACCTGGCGGGGCTCAAAGACATCCCGGTCGACCTATACGAGGCGGCAACGATCGACGGGGCGAACGCGTTCAAGAAGATGCGGCGGATCACTCTGCCGATGATGACCCCGGTGATCTTCTTCAACCTCATCATGGGGATCATCGGGGCGTTCCAATATTTCACCCAAGCGTACGTCATCACCCCCAACGGCGGGCCGCAGGATAGCACCTACTTTTACAGCCTCTACCTGTACAACCGGGCTTGGAAGTACCTGGATATGGGCTACGCCAGCGCCATGGCCTGGATGCTCTTCTTCATCATCATCATCCTGACCGGCATCGTTTTCCGGACTCAAAAGCGGTGGGTGCACTATGGGGGCTAA
- a CDS encoding carbohydrate ABC transporter permease — protein MKNEAQAKLTLTSKIGVYAALILLSLPAILPLLWMVSTSFKGNAQIFGTSEFNLKSLIPSPVVTTNYPEALTNMPFVLYLRNTMLLCICTVVGAVASSAVVAYGFAKIYFPGRNALFAVMIATMALPGQVTMIPVFSLFRSLGWYGTYLPLIVPAFTASAYYVFLLTQFFKTIPTEMSEAARVDGANEWTIFRRLLLPLSKPALATCALFQFIGTWNDFLGPLLYVNDPAKYPLAYGLQQFVSHYGGFYAQLMAAATIFTIPIIILFFFAQKTFIQGISTTGGK, from the coding sequence ATGAAGAATGAGGCCCAAGCAAAGCTTACGCTGACCTCCAAGATCGGGGTCTACGCGGCGCTCATCCTGCTCTCTTTGCCGGCGATCCTGCCGCTGCTCTGGATGGTGTCGACCTCGTTCAAGGGAAACGCCCAGATCTTCGGCACGAGCGAGTTCAACCTCAAATCGCTCATTCCGTCACCCGTCGTGACGACGAACTACCCCGAAGCGCTCACCAACATGCCGTTCGTGCTCTACCTGCGGAACACGATGCTGCTTTGTATCTGCACGGTGGTCGGAGCGGTCGCGAGCAGTGCGGTGGTGGCGTATGGTTTCGCCAAGATCTACTTCCCGGGGAGGAACGCGCTGTTCGCGGTGATGATCGCCACGATGGCGTTGCCGGGGCAGGTGACGATGATCCCGGTCTTCTCGCTGTTCCGGTCGCTGGGCTGGTACGGCACTTATCTCCCGCTGATCGTCCCAGCGTTCACCGCTTCGGCGTATTACGTTTTCTTGCTGACCCAGTTCTTCAAGACAATCCCTACGGAGATGTCGGAGGCGGCGCGAGTGGACGGAGCGAACGAGTGGACCATCTTTCGGCGGCTGTTGTTGCCGCTCTCCAAGCCGGCCCTCGCCACCTGCGCGCTCTTCCAGTTCATCGGGACTTGGAACGACTTCCTCGGCCCGTTGCTGTACGTAAACGATCCGGCCAAGTATCCGCTGGCATACGGATTACAACAGTTTGTGTCGCATTACGGCGGCTTTTACGCCCAGCTCATGGCCGCAGCCACGATCTTCACGATCCCGATCATCATTCTTTTCTTCTTCGCGCAGAAGACGTTTATCCAAGGGATATCGACAACCGGCGGAAAGTGA
- the chrA gene encoding chromate efflux transporter, with product MEGKALGEVAATFLRLGTTAFGGPAAHLALMEAEFVRRREWLTHEEFVDMIGAANLVPGPNSTEVAIHIGLRRAGWVGMVLAGVCFILPAALIVSVIAAGYARYGSLPNFQAALYGIKPVVVAVVAQAIALLVAKVIDTWPKRLALGASLALAAVGVAELAILFGAGIGLGGLAVRKTRDWRSAWPLLQLLACVTAVALIPLAWEGLRHGPPSPRPAVIFLYFLKVGSILYGSGYVLLAFLERDLVTQWHWLGKGQLLDAVAVGQFTPGPVFTTATFIGYVLAGPTGAAAATAGIFLPSFLFVAISGKLLPALRKSPVSAGFLDGVNAAALALMAAVLIRLGLDAIHDLPTAAIALLSLIALLRFRVNSAGLILAGAVLGLIVRHQ from the coding sequence ATGGAGGGCAAGGCCTTGGGCGAGGTGGCGGCGACGTTTCTTCGCCTGGGTACCACCGCCTTCGGCGGTCCAGCCGCGCATCTGGCGCTGATGGAGGCGGAGTTCGTTCGCCGACGCGAGTGGCTTACTCACGAGGAGTTCGTCGATATGATCGGGGCGGCCAACCTCGTTCCCGGGCCGAACTCTACGGAGGTCGCGATCCACATCGGTTTGCGGCGCGCCGGTTGGGTAGGCATGGTCTTAGCGGGGGTTTGCTTTATCCTGCCCGCGGCGCTCATCGTTTCCGTCATTGCCGCCGGATATGCGCGGTATGGGTCGCTTCCGAACTTCCAGGCGGCGCTCTATGGGATCAAGCCGGTGGTGGTCGCCGTAGTGGCGCAGGCCATCGCCCTTCTGGTAGCGAAGGTGATCGACACTTGGCCCAAGCGGCTGGCCCTGGGAGCAAGTCTCGCACTTGCGGCCGTGGGGGTCGCGGAGTTGGCAATCCTCTTTGGCGCCGGGATCGGCCTGGGCGGACTCGCAGTTCGAAAGACCCGCGACTGGCGCTCCGCCTGGCCGCTGCTCCAGCTTCTCGCTTGTGTGACGGCGGTGGCTCTAATCCCGCTAGCTTGGGAGGGGTTGCGACACGGCCCGCCGAGTCCCCGACCAGCGGTGATCTTTCTTTACTTTCTGAAGGTGGGGTCGATTCTGTACGGGAGTGGGTATGTGCTGCTCGCGTTTTTAGAACGAGACCTTGTCACTCAGTGGCACTGGCTTGGCAAAGGACAGCTTCTCGACGCGGTAGCGGTCGGGCAATTCACCCCAGGCCCGGTTTTTACGACCGCAACGTTCATCGGTTACGTATTGGCAGGTCCCACCGGAGCCGCCGCCGCGACGGCGGGGATCTTTCTTCCGTCGTTCCTGTTCGTGGCGATCAGCGGGAAGCTTCTGCCGGCTTTGCGTAAGTCGCCGGTCTCGGCCGGATTTCTGGATGGAGTGAATGCGGCGGCGCTTGCGCTCATGGCGGCCGTCTTGATTCGCCTGGGCCTCGACGCCATTCACGACCTTCCCACGGCGGCTATCGCTCTGTTATCGCTGATCGCTCTTTTAAGGTTCCGGGTGAATTCGGCCGGGCTCATTCTGGCGGGAGCCGTTTTGGGGTTGATCGTCCGCCACCAGTAG
- a CDS encoding ABC transporter substrate-binding protein: MGAKQWLTWIAAVLITVVVFASGHSTPRQHPQRKLVRFWHRWQGDWEKQVQKIVDAFNASQDKYEVVAVSVPGSGADAKFILGVIGGDPPDLMSMGSGAVPNMAANGFLTKLETFMTPEEKRRFFKESYPAIRDIGMYKGSCYGMTIGADLMALYVNVKQLREAGFDPDRFPTSLEELEAMGMKLNKYDEKGNLKRLGFLLSDLNYVSHYFGGGFYVHEDGKVELNTPQNRRALQAIVDYRKKLGFENVLRFQAGLNDIEGAASWAFMHGDLSVTYDGQWRVEELRKFKPELEYRVYPLPPPKDGGKPLGGTVGGNYMIVPVSAKEKLGAWEFLKFWTGLDEPDRAAKFYNMGGWLPYSPAVAKSPTFQKWLKGDKEFQAFLDILASPNCKAPPPIANLQFLNDLISRAEDQAVRGAVTPAAALEELESKFKEETAKRRALGYEE; encoded by the coding sequence ATGGGGGCTAAGCAATGGTTGACTTGGATCGCCGCCGTTTTGATAACGGTGGTCGTCTTCGCATCCGGACACTCGACGCCGCGCCAACACCCTCAGCGCAAGCTCGTCCGCTTCTGGCACCGGTGGCAGGGTGACTGGGAGAAGCAGGTTCAGAAAATCGTCGACGCGTTCAACGCGAGCCAGGACAAGTACGAGGTCGTCGCGGTTAGCGTCCCCGGCAGCGGAGCGGACGCGAAGTTCATTCTCGGCGTTATCGGCGGCGACCCACCCGATCTGATGTCGATGGGAAGCGGTGCGGTGCCGAACATGGCGGCGAACGGCTTTCTAACCAAGCTCGAAACTTTCATGACCCCGGAAGAGAAGCGACGCTTCTTCAAGGAGAGCTACCCCGCCATCCGCGACATCGGAATGTACAAGGGAAGCTGCTACGGCATGACCATCGGCGCGGATCTGATGGCGCTCTATGTGAACGTGAAGCAGCTCCGCGAGGCCGGCTTCGACCCGGACCGCTTCCCCACCAGCCTCGAAGAGCTGGAAGCGATGGGGATGAAGCTGAACAAATACGACGAGAAAGGAAATCTCAAGCGACTCGGCTTTCTCCTCAGCGACCTCAACTATGTTTCCCACTACTTCGGCGGGGGGTTCTACGTCCACGAGGATGGGAAAGTCGAGCTGAACACGCCTCAAAACCGCCGCGCGCTCCAGGCGATCGTCGATTACCGAAAGAAACTCGGGTTCGAGAACGTTCTCCGATTCCAGGCTGGCCTGAACGATATCGAGGGGGCCGCTTCCTGGGCGTTTATGCACGGGGACCTGAGCGTCACTTACGACGGCCAGTGGCGGGTGGAGGAGCTTCGCAAGTTCAAGCCCGAGCTCGAGTACCGGGTTTATCCACTGCCGCCTCCCAAGGACGGCGGTAAGCCGCTCGGTGGAACCGTCGGTGGGAACTATATGATCGTTCCGGTCTCCGCTAAGGAGAAGCTCGGCGCCTGGGAATTCCTCAAGTTTTGGACCGGCCTCGACGAGCCAGACCGGGCGGCCAAGTTCTACAACATGGGCGGCTGGCTTCCGTACTCGCCGGCAGTGGCAAAGTCGCCCACGTTCCAAAAGTGGCTCAAAGGGGATAAGGAGTTTCAGGCGTTCCTCGACATCCTCGCCAGTCCCAACTGCAAGGCGCCGCCTCCCATCGCCAATCTCCAGTTTTTGAACGACCTTATTTCACGGGCCGAGGACCAAGCAGTGCGCGGGGCGGTGACTCCTGCCGCGGCACTCGAGGAACTGGAGTCGAAGTTCAAAGAGGAAACCGCGAAGAGGAGGGCACTCGGCTATGAAGAATGA